The Chitinophagales bacterium region CTAAAATGGGAAATGCCATACCGCTCGCCATTTTTTATTTATGAACTCAACTCCAGTTTTGCAAGAGTAATTTACAGTTTCTTAGAATCGCGCAGCAGCACAGGAAAAGAAGAAATGGTTAACTACATTACCGAATGGTGCGATTTAACCCAAGGCCAATTCGATAGTGCCGTTGCAGAATTGCTGCAGCTACCCTACAACCATAGCGATATAAACAACAGCCTCATAAAAATTACCGATTTTGCCAAAACACTTTCTATTGTATTTTCTAAATTGGCAAAGCTCGACTACATTGGAAAAAAGAAAGAAACCAACATATTTGTGAAAGAAGAACCCGTTGCCGGAAACACAAGCAGCGAAGTAAAACCTAAAGTAAAAAGAAGTTTTCTTGCAGATTAGCACAGCATAAAAAAAACTCATGGAAGCATTAAACAAAAACGAAAGAGCACGTTCATTTTGGAAATTTTTAGCCCTATTTTTAGGTGTAATTGCATTGGCAATTGCAGCAGTTTTTATTAACTACAAAGTACCTTATGTAGAAAATGAAATATTGCGTACCCAAAACGAAAAGTACGAAACACAATTGGGTGCCGATGTGGGATTTTACCAAAAGCTAGACACCGTAAAACAACTGCTCGATAAGATAAACACCCCTGGCGAAAACGTAGTGTACTTCGACCAGTTTGTTAGCTCCACGTTGGTAGATATGGGAAAAAACCTGAGCGATACTACTGCCAAACGAGGATTTTACAGCAACATCATTGCGCTTTGTTTAGAACTTCAAAAATCGAAAAAGCAACTGCGCGATTTGGGTGGAGCCTCTAAAGATGTAGAATCTTACAAGGCCGATATTGAAAAACTTACACGTGATTTAGATCAGGCAAAACGCGATTTAGATATTTGCCGCTTGCAGTTAGGCAATAAATAATACATAAACCTACAAGCATAAAAAAAGCCGCACTTGCATGCGGCTTTTTTTATGTGCTACTTCAAAGTTAGTCTAACTTGCAAGTATATACTGCAGTTTGCCCCTGTTGGTAGGTTTCATTTGCTTTACAAATTGTTTCTGCTTGTTCTTTAGTTGCATTTGGAATTATCACTCTCGCCACTTGCCCGGTGGTAGTGCATTGGCAAGTGTAGTCTTTCTTAGCGCAAGAAGACATACCTACGCTCAAAAGAGCAACTGCTCCAAAGCCAAATAATAATTTTTTCATAATTCGGATTTTTAGTTAATGAATGTAAAAACAAATGTACTACATTTAGGCATATACGCAATCTATCCATTTGTTTTTTTCCACACACCCAATATTTTGAATTTTGAACCTTTCAAGTACATTTGCACCATTCATAAACAAACAAAAATTTAAAAAACCATGAGTAAACTATTCAGACCGTTTTTGATGGTAGCAACAGCAGCTACACTTTTATTCACCAATTCTTGTACTAAAACTTGCGATCCGGGTTACGAAGGTACAGACTGCAAAACAGAAGTTCGCGCTAAATTCCTTTCTAATAACGTATCGGTAAGCGAAAAGAAAAACAATGGCACAGCATACAGTTACTCTACTACTATTATTTCTGTAAGCAGCGATGTACAGCAAGTTGCTATTACTAAAATTGCAAACGGCTTCTACAATTCTAATATAAAAGCAACTGTAGATGGCTCTACATTTACAATTGCAAAGCAAGATCCAGATAACGATGGCTATAATATAGAAGGTTCTGGTACAGTTTCTGGTACTTCTGTAGCAGTTACTTTCACCATTACCGGTAAAGACGGAAATGGCAACACAGTTACCGATAGCTATTCTGGAACTTGGACACTATAATTCCAATAAATAGTTAGAAAATAAAAAAGGGTGCCAATCGGCACCCTTTTCTTTTTAGGTATATTCCTATATTAGTTTCCACCCATTTTTGATGCTTTATTATTTGCAGGAGTAGTAGTGGTAGTGCCACCCATTTTAGAGGATTTATCGCCTCCGTTGCTTGGAGCAGAAGTTCCGCCCATTTTATCAGACTTAGTTTCTGGTTTTTTAGGCTCTTCTTTCTTTGGAGTAGGTTTTGCTACCGGCTTTTTAGCTGCAGGTTTCACGCCTTTCACCGGAGTGGCTGCTGCTGCTAAAGAATCGAACTGAGCTTGTGCCAAAGCTGCTACTTCTGTATCGCACTCAGCAGCTACTTCAGCTTCTAATGCTTTAAATTTTTCATCTACCAAACTTTGGATTTTAGCATTTTGCTCTTCGGTTTGCTTGGCAACCTCTGCTGCATTATTGCAACTGTTCAACGCAACTGCTACTGTAGCACTTGCTGCAAATACCATGAATATCTTTTTCATTGTTACTTCCTTGAATTTAATGGTCTTAAAAAATTATTGTGCTTGAGGTACTGCGCTTTGCAATTCGGCAAGTTTCGCTGCTACTTTAGCTGCTTTATCGGTTTCGCAAGCTGCTTTTAATTCTGCCTTTTTGCTTTCGGCAGTAGCGTTGTAAGCAGAATCTACTTGTGCAGATATTTGCTCTTCAGAAAGCGGAGTAAATTTTTCACCGCAGCTTACCAGCGCAAGTGCAAAAAATCCACTCGCCAACATTACGGCTGTGATTCTTTTTTTCATGTTTGATTGTTTTTTGATTTTTAAAATAGTTTTTTTGACTGGGCGAAAATACATGTATGCAGGGCAATAAAACAAGTGGGATGAAAATTTCTTTTTTATTGTGCATAAAATGTGCGTACACGTTATTTTTCTTGAGTTACTTCTCGTATTGCTGCACTTCTTCGTGAAAATATTCCAGTTTTATTCCTGCCTCTAAAAACATGGCTTCGCTCTCGCCACCTGCGTGGTATTTCCGTTGGCAAACCACTCTTTTTATTCCGCAGTTGATTATGAGCATGGCGCAAGTGCGGCACGGTGTCATACGGCAATATAGTGTAGAGCCTTCTAAAGAAACACCTCTTTTGGCAGCTTGGCAAATGGCATTTTGCTCGGCATGTACGGTGCGCACGCAATGCTCGGTAGTGTTGCCATCTTCGTGTACTACTTTTTTCATTTGGTGACCTACTTCATCGCAATGCGGCAGCCCTACCGGAGAGCCTACGTAGCCTGTAACCAACAATTGGTTTTCTTTGGCAATTACGCATCCGCTCCGCCCTCTGCCACAGGTTGCCCGTTTGCTAATGGCATCCATTACTTCCATAAAGTATTCGTCCCAGCTTGGGCGCTTGTAAACTTCGCTGCTCATTTATTTGCTGTAGGTTTGATTTATTAAACTATGAAACAACTTCGCCTTTAAGCGTGGCGGCTGTGCATTCGGTAACTTTTACTTGCACGTATGTGCCAATTTGAATATTGCCTTTGGGAAATATCACTACTTTGTTTTGCGTATTTCTTCCAAACAAGTGCTCGCTACTGCGGTGCGAGACCCCTTCTGCCAGCACTTCGTAGGTTTTGCCAACATCTTGTTGATTTCGAATAAGCGAATGCTTCATTTGCATATCTACAATTTCCTGCAACCTTCGTTTTTTAACATCTTCAGGAATATCGTCTTTAAATTTTTTGGCTGCCACGGTGCCCGGGCGCTCGCTGTAAAAGAACATATATGCCATTTCGTATTTCACTTCATCCATTAGGCTGAGTGTTTCTTGGTGTTCATCTTCGGTTTCGCTGCAAAAACCTGCTATAATATCGGTTGAAATAGCGGCATCGGGCAGTATATTGCGAATGGCGGCAATGCGGTTTAAATACCAACTCCTATCGTAGGTTCTATTCATGGCATCTAATACGCGACTGCTGCCACTTTGCACCGGAAGGTGAATGTATTTGCAGATGTTTGGATATTTTGCCATTACGTGCAACACATCATCTGTCATATCTTTTGGGTGCGAAGTGCTGTAGCGAATACGTAAGTCCGGTGCTAATTGAGCTACCAATTCCAATAGCTTGGCAAAATTTACTACGCGCTCATCGTACTTGGCATCTACCAATTTTTTTCCTACCAGTTTTTCGTCTTCGCTAAATCTATAGGAGTTTACGTTTTGCCCCAGCAGGGTTACTTCGCGGTAGCCGCGCTCGTATAGTTCTTTTGCTTCGTTTACAATACTTTTCCAGTTGCGGCTCCGCTCCCTGCCGCGTGTAAACGGCACTACGCAAAATGCACACATATTATCGCAACCGCGCATAATGGAAATAAATGCCGACACGCCATTGGAGTTTAAACGAACGGGATTTATTTCGGCATAAGTTTCTTCGCGGCTAAGCAATACGTTTACGGCTTTTTGTCCTGTTTCGGCTTCTTCTACCATGCTCGGAAGTGCGCGGTAGGCATCGGGTCCGCAAACAATATCTACTATTTTTTCTTCTTCCAGAAACTTGTCTTTCAAGCGTTCTGCCATGCAACCCAACACGCCCACCAATGAGGCTTTCTTCTTTTTCTTAACTGCATTTAAGTGCTGTAAGCGATGGCGAATACGCTGCTCGGCATTATCGCGGATGGCGCAAGTGTTTATTAAAATTAAATCGGCTTCGTAAAAATCTGAAGTAGAATCGAAACCGGCACCTGCCAAAATAGAAGCCACCACTTCGCTGTCCGAAAAATTCATTTGGCAGCCATAACTTTCTATGTAAAATTTCTTTCCGTTAGAAATTACATGCTGCGGGCGCTCTAAAGTGAGCGTTTCGCCTTGTCTTGCTTCATCAATCTTTTTGGGTTGAAGCTCAAAAGCTACTTCATTATTATACAAAGAATCACTCATAAACGCAGCAAAGATAAACGAATGAACGAATATATTCCCAAGCATGTTTTCGGGCATTTAGTAGTTAGCAGTAATGGCAGAAAACCGACTCCAAAAGATAAGCACGACTGAAAAAAACATAATTCGTGCATATAGAAATAAGTAATGAACCATCGCTTTATGGACATCATTCAACTTATTAAACAATCTAGGGTTAATGCTATAAAAGCCGTAAATGCTGGGTAAGCTCCCCAAAAAAAGAAAATTGCTTTCTCGTTTCTACTTGCACGGATTGTATTATTCTTGCTATCTAAAATTTCAATTAGAAAACATGATAAGGCAATTTAATTTCCCAACAGTTATTCGTTTTGGAGCAGGTGCAGTAAACGAGCTTCCTGCTTACCTTTCTACCCATAAATTGAGCAAGCCGCTATTGGTTACCGACCCCAATGTGGCTCAACTTTCTTTCTTTAAAAAAATAGTAGAAAACCTTACGGCACAAGGTTTTAAGCCCGAGGTGTTTCACAACATTCACAAAAATCCTGTAAAAAGCGATGTGTATAACGGTACCGATGCTTTTGACCAAACCAACAGCGACTGTATTATTGGCGTGGGCGGAGGCGCAGCGCTGGATGTGGCGCGTGCCATTGTGTTGCGCGTAAACCACCGCGAAGAGCTTTTTAAATACGATGATTTAATTGGTGGCGATGTGTATGTAACCAACGATGTGCCACATTTTATTACCATACCAACCACTTCGGGCACAGGAAGCGAAGTGGGCAGAAGCGCCATTATTGCCGATGACGAAACCCACCAAAAGAAGATTCTTTTTTCGCCCAAACTCTTGGCTAAAGTAGTTTTTGCCGACCCTGAACTTACATACGAACTACCTCCTTTTATTACCGCTGCCACCGGTATGGATGCACTCACACACAACATGGAAGCATTCCTTGCCAAAAACTATCACCCCATTTGCGATGGAATAGCATTAGAAGGTATGAAACTTATTGCCGGAGCATTGGAGCAAGCGGTAAACAATCCTACTCCACAAAGCCGTGCCGATATGCTTTTAGGCTCCATGATGGGCGCTATTGCCTTCCAAAAAGGGCTGGGCGTGGTACACTCTTTGGCGCATCCGCTTTCGAGTTTGCTAGACACCCATCACGGCTTGGCAAATGCCGTAAATATTCCTTATGGTATGCAATTTAATATTGCAGGATTTGAAGACCGTTTTGCACGCATGGCACAAACCATTGGCTTGCAAGAACACACAGGCGAAGCTGTAGTAAACTACTTGTTTGAATTAAATACCAAAGTTGGCATACCGCATAAGCTGCGCGATATTGGTGTAAAGCAAGAACATATAGAAACATTGGCAGACCTTGCCTTTGCAGATTTTGCACACCCCAATAATCCTAAGCCTGTAAGCCGCGAAGATTTTAAAAGGTTATACGAAGAAGCATTGTAGCTTTCTTCCTTCACTTTTTTAAAAAAGCGTTTACAACCCAAACGGCACACAACTTGTTTGTATTACCTTCGATTTACTTCAATACATAAAAATGAAAACTAAAGAAGAAATAGTAAACAATTGGCTGCCACGCTATACCGGTATGGAATTGGCAGATTTTGGACAATATATCCTGCTCACCAATTTCAATAATTATGTAAAAAAGTTTGCACTCTGGCATGATGTAAAAATTATTGGCGAAGACCGCCCCATGCAATGTGCCACTGCCGATGGCATTACCATTATTAACTTTGGCATGGGCAGCCCCAATGCAGCCACTATCATGGATTTACTTTCTGCCATTGCACCCAAAGCCGTATTATTTTTAGGCAAATGTGGCGGACTAAAAAAGAAAAATGAAATTGGAGATTTAATACTTCCCATTGCAGCCATAAGAGGCGAAGGAACCGGGCACGATTATTTTCCCAGCGAAGTGCCTGCATTGCCTGCCTTTGCGTTGCAAAAGGCTATTTCAACCACCATTCGCGAACACGAAAAAGACTATTGGACCGGTACTGTTTACACTACCAACCGAAGGGTGTGGGAATGGGACGAAAAGTTTAAAGACTACCTGCGCGAAATTAGAGCAATGGCTATAGATATGGAAACTGCTACCGTCTTTATCACCGCCTTTAAAAACGAAATTCCGGCAGGTGCATTGCTGCTGGTAAGCGACCAACCCATGATTCCCGAAGGTGTAAAAACCGATGCCAGCGACAGCAGCGTTACCAAAAACTATGTAGATGAGCATTTGCGTATTGGCATAGATTCAATTAAGCAACTCATCAATAATGGTGCTACCGTAAAGCATTTAAGATTTTAACTGCCGCCTTACACCTCTTTATTTAATTCTCAATTTTGAATTTACACGAAAATATCCGCTTGGCGCTCCGCTCTATTCAAAGCAATATGCTTAGAACGGTGCTTACGCTGCTTATTATTTCGTTTGGAATAATGGCACTCATTGGCATACTCACTGCCACCGACGGCATAAAAGAAAGTATGATTCAAAATTTTAAACAAATGGGTAGCAATACTTTTGGAATTAGAAACGAAGGTTTTATTAAAAGAGGTGGCGGACCAAAAGAAGGAGGCAAAAGAGAAAAAGCAGAAAACCCATATATTTCTCCGCAGCAGGCCGTGCAGTTTGCCAAGACATTCAAATATCCTGCCACCATTTCGCTCTCATGGATGGCACAAGGCAGCGTAACCGTTAAGCACGAATCGTACAAAACCAATCCCAATGTGCGCGTGTGGGGTGTGGACGAAAATTATTTAAAAGTGAGCGGTTTAAACATTGGCAAAGGCAGAAATTTCACTAAAGCAGAAGTAGAAAACGGGCAATTAGTAGCCATTGTAGGAAAAGATGTAATTGCAAAAGTATTTAGACCCGGAGACAATATTATTGGTGAATTCATTAGCCTCGGCAGCAACAAAGTTCGCATTATTGGATTACAGGCAGCCAAAGGTTCCAGCCAGGGCGGCACCGATAACCAAATACTGCTTCCCTACCCCACCGCACGAAGATTCTATCCTTCAGAAAATGCCAATTTTATTGTAAACGTAATGACCCAAAGCACCGAAGAATTAGACATAGCCATAGACGAAGCCATTGGCGCCATGCGCAATATCCGAAAGCTAAACGTGGCCGATGAAAACGATTTTGAAATTGCCAAAAGCGAACGCCTTGCCAATAAAATATTAGACCAACTGAAATCTGTAAAATATGCCACCATTATTATTGGTATTCTAACCCTGCTGAGTGCAGGTATTGGACTGATGAATATTATGCTTGTAAGCGTAAATGAACGCACACGCGAAATTGGTATCAGCAAGGCCATTGGAGCAACCAAGCGCATTATTAGAATACAGTTTCTTACCGAAGCCATTGTTATTTGCCAAATTGGAGGCGTAATTGGCATTATAGTTGGCGTTATGCTGGGCAATGTGGTAAGTTTAATTACGCAAAGCGGCTTTGTGTTTCCATGGGTTTGGGTGTTATCCGGCATTGTGTTTACCTTTATTGTTGGACTTGCAGCCGGCCTGTATCCGGCAATTAAAGCTTCTAACTTAGATCCGGTAGAAGCGCTGCGATATGAATAATCATGAAAAGTGTATTTCTTTCTTCAGCCATTGAATACCTAAAAGGTGTAGGTCCGCAACGCGGAGAAATACTGCGCAAGCATTTAAACATTCATACCTGTGGCGATTTATTAGATTTTTTTCCTTTTAGATACATAGACCGCTCTGTAATTAACCGTATTGCCGATATTACCGAGCACACTCAGTTTATTCAACTGAAAGGTACTATAAGCCATGCCAAAATTGTGGGCGACAAACGTGCCAAAAGATTGGTTGCCAAGTTTACCGATGCCAGCGGAAGCATAGATTTAGTATGGTTTCAAAGCGTAGATTGGATACTAAAAACCATTAACCCAAACGTGCCGTATTTAATTTTTGGCAAGCCGCAACTATTTAAAAACACTTTCAATATTCCGCATCCGGATATTGAACCATTGCAACAACAAGCGCCCAACGAAGCAGGAAAAGGACTACAACCCGTTTACTCTTCTACCGAAACCTTGCGCAAGCGCTACTTAGATTCTAAAGGAATTCAAAAACTAACGCAGCAATTAGTAACCCAACTTTCAGAAAACGATTTGCCGGAATTTTTACCGTCTCCTATACTGCATGCCCAAAAACTGCTTAGCCGCTTCGCAGCCTATAAAAACATACACTACCCAACCAACGAAAGCATACTCTTTGCCGCAAAGCAGCGTTTAAAATTCGAGGAGCTTTTTTTGCTTCAACTCAAATTGCAAAAGCAAAAATCGGTGCGGATTGCAAGCTCCAAAGGCTTTGTATTTCCCTCGCTCGGTAAGTTCTTCAATAATTTTTACACACAGCATTTGCCATTTAAACTTACGGGCGCACAAGAAAGAGTGCTTAAAGAAATAAGGCGCGATACTTTAAGCGGAAAACAAATGAACCGCCTGCTGCAAGGCGATGTTGGCAGCGGCAAAACCATGGTGGCACTTATTACCATGCTCATGGCGTTGGATAATGGTTTCCAAGCATGCCTGCTAGCACCCACCGAAATTTTGGCAAGCCAACATTACGAAGGCATTGCCGCCTTGCTAAAGCCACTTGGCATTCATGTGGCTTTACTTACAGGAAGTACCAAAACCGCTGCACGCAAAGCCATACTCGCCAATCTTAAAGAAGGAACTTTTCAAATAGCTATTGGCACACATGCACTGCTGGAAGATACCGTTCAATTCAACAACCTAGGCATGGCTATTATTGATGAGCAACACCGATTTGGTGTGGCACAACGTGCAAAGCTATGGGCAAAAAATATACAGCCGCCACATGTATTGGTAATGACGGCAACCCCCATTCCTCGCACACTCGCCATGACGGTTTATGGCGATTTAGATGTGAGTGTAATCAATGAATTGCCACCCGGCAGAAAACCCGTAAAAACCGTACACCGAACAGAAAATTCGCGCACAGCCGTATTCAATTTTTTAAAAGAAGAAATTGCCAAAGGCAGGCAGATTTATGTTGTGTTTCCACTTATTGAAGAAAACGAAGAAATGGATTTGAAAAGCCTGATGGAGGGATTTGAATCTGTTTCGCGTTGGTTCCCGCTACCCGAATATGCCGTGAGTGTGGTACACGGCAAAATGCCACCCGCCACTAAAGACTACGAAATGCAGCGTTTTGTACGTGGCGAAACCGATATTATGGTTGCCACCACCGTAATAGAGGTGGGCGTGAATGTGCCCAATGCATCGGTAATGATTATTGAAAATGCAGAGCGCTTTGGCTTATCGCAACTACACCAATTGCGTGGCAGAGTTGGCAGAGGAGCCGAACAATCTTTTTGCATTTTAATGACCAACGAAAAAATAAGCCATACCGCACAGCAGCGGCTAAAAGTAATGTGCCATACCAACGATGGATTTGTAATTGCAGAAGAAGATTTGCGCCTGCGCGGACCTGGCGAAATTGACGGTACCCGCCAAAGTGGCGATATTGCACTAAAAATTGCCGACCTGGTTCAAGACACTGCACTACTCGAAGCTGCACGCCAAGCAGCCACTACAATTATTGAAACAGACCCAATGCTCCAACAACCCGAAAACACTGCGCTTCATACATATTTGCAAACTATGAACAACCAAGCTATATGGTCGAAAATATCGTGATGGCAGTTTCTTGGTTTTCGGCTTAACCTTACTTTCTTTCAACTCACAGCAATTGCTTTCTATGAACCTACATATTCTTTTCCTTTGCCAAAATTTTCATTCATGAAACACTGCTTTCTGCTACTCCTTTCCATTGCTATAAATATTGCGCTTTGCGCACAACAGTCGTTTACATTAGAGCAAGCCATTGCGTATGCCATGCAGCAAGCACCAAGCTTTCAAAACAATAAAATAGACAGGCAACTGGCAGCATCGCGCCATTTTGAAAGTATTACCAAATACCTGCCCAAAGTAAATGGCAACGCAGAATACAGAAACAATTTAAACCTAGCGGTAAATCAAATTCCCGCAGAGTTTTTTGGCGGCAAACCCGGAGAATTCAAAGACATAAAATTTGGAGTAAAA contains the following coding sequences:
- a CDS encoding ABC transporter permease; this translates as MNLHENIRLALRSIQSNMLRTVLTLLIISFGIMALIGILTATDGIKESMIQNFKQMGSNTFGIRNEGFIKRGGGPKEGGKREKAENPYISPQQAVQFAKTFKYPATISLSWMAQGSVTVKHESYKTNPNVRVWGVDENYLKVSGLNIGKGRNFTKAEVENGQLVAIVGKDVIAKVFRPGDNIIGEFISLGSNKVRIIGLQAAKGSSQGGTDNQILLPYPTARRFYPSENANFIVNVMTQSTEELDIAIDEAIGAMRNIRKLNVADENDFEIAKSERLANKILDQLKSVKYATIIIGILTLLSAGIGLMNIMLVSVNERTREIGISKAIGATKRIIRIQFLTEAIVICQIGGVIGIIVGVMLGNVVSLITQSGFVFPWVWVLSGIVFTFIVGLAAGLYPAIKASNLDPVEALRYE
- a CDS encoding AMP nucleosidase, translated to MKTKEEIVNNWLPRYTGMELADFGQYILLTNFNNYVKKFALWHDVKIIGEDRPMQCATADGITIINFGMGSPNAATIMDLLSAIAPKAVLFLGKCGGLKKKNEIGDLILPIAAIRGEGTGHDYFPSEVPALPAFALQKAISTTIREHEKDYWTGTVYTTNRRVWEWDEKFKDYLREIRAMAIDMETATVFITAFKNEIPAGALLLVSDQPMIPEGVKTDASDSSVTKNYVDEHLRIGIDSIKQLINNGATVKHLRF
- the recG gene encoding ATP-dependent DNA helicase RecG, producing MKSVFLSSAIEYLKGVGPQRGEILRKHLNIHTCGDLLDFFPFRYIDRSVINRIADITEHTQFIQLKGTISHAKIVGDKRAKRLVAKFTDASGSIDLVWFQSVDWILKTINPNVPYLIFGKPQLFKNTFNIPHPDIEPLQQQAPNEAGKGLQPVYSSTETLRKRYLDSKGIQKLTQQLVTQLSENDLPEFLPSPILHAQKLLSRFAAYKNIHYPTNESILFAAKQRLKFEELFLLQLKLQKQKSVRIASSKGFVFPSLGKFFNNFYTQHLPFKLTGAQERVLKEIRRDTLSGKQMNRLLQGDVGSGKTMVALITMLMALDNGFQACLLAPTEILASQHYEGIAALLKPLGIHVALLTGSTKTAARKAILANLKEGTFQIAIGTHALLEDTVQFNNLGMAIIDEQHRFGVAQRAKLWAKNIQPPHVLVMTATPIPRTLAMTVYGDLDVSVINELPPGRKPVKTVHRTENSRTAVFNFLKEEIAKGRQIYVVFPLIEENEEMDLKSLMEGFESVSRWFPLPEYAVSVVHGKMPPATKDYEMQRFVRGETDIMVATTVIEVGVNVPNASVMIIENAERFGLSQLHQLRGRVGRGAEQSFCILMTNEKISHTAQQRLKVMCHTNDGFVIAEEDLRLRGPGEIDGTRQSGDIALKIADLVQDTALLEAARQAATTIIETDPMLQQPENTALHTYLQTMNNQAIWSKIS
- a CDS encoding cytidine/deoxycytidylate deaminase family protein, whose translation is MSSEVYKRPSWDEYFMEVMDAISKRATCGRGRSGCVIAKENQLLVTGYVGSPVGLPHCDEVGHQMKKVVHEDGNTTEHCVRTVHAEQNAICQAAKRGVSLEGSTLYCRMTPCRTCAMLIINCGIKRVVCQRKYHAGGESEAMFLEAGIKLEYFHEEVQQYEK
- a CDS encoding iron-containing alcohol dehydrogenase, which gives rise to MLGKLPKKRKLLSRFYLHGLYYSCYLKFQLENMIRQFNFPTVIRFGAGAVNELPAYLSTHKLSKPLLVTDPNVAQLSFFKKIVENLTAQGFKPEVFHNIHKNPVKSDVYNGTDAFDQTNSDCIIGVGGGAALDVARAIVLRVNHREELFKYDDLIGGDVYVTNDVPHFITIPTTSGTGSEVGRSAIIADDETHQKKILFSPKLLAKVVFADPELTYELPPFITAATGMDALTHNMEAFLAKNYHPICDGIALEGMKLIAGALEQAVNNPTPQSRADMLLGSMMGAIAFQKGLGVVHSLAHPLSSLLDTHHGLANAVNIPYGMQFNIAGFEDRFARMAQTIGLQEHTGEAVVNYLFELNTKVGIPHKLRDIGVKQEHIETLADLAFADFAHPNNPKPVSREDFKRLYEEAL
- the miaB gene encoding tRNA (N6-isopentenyl adenosine(37)-C2)-methylthiotransferase MiaB, which gives rise to MSDSLYNNEVAFELQPKKIDEARQGETLTLERPQHVISNGKKFYIESYGCQMNFSDSEVVASILAGAGFDSTSDFYEADLILINTCAIRDNAEQRIRHRLQHLNAVKKKKKASLVGVLGCMAERLKDKFLEEEKIVDIVCGPDAYRALPSMVEEAETGQKAVNVLLSREETYAEINPVRLNSNGVSAFISIMRGCDNMCAFCVVPFTRGRERSRNWKSIVNEAKELYERGYREVTLLGQNVNSYRFSEDEKLVGKKLVDAKYDERVVNFAKLLELVAQLAPDLRIRYSTSHPKDMTDDVLHVMAKYPNICKYIHLPVQSGSSRVLDAMNRTYDRSWYLNRIAAIRNILPDAAISTDIIAGFCSETEDEHQETLSLMDEVKYEMAYMFFYSERPGTVAAKKFKDDIPEDVKKRRLQEIVDMQMKHSLIRNQQDVGKTYEVLAEGVSHRSSEHLFGRNTQNKVVIFPKGNIQIGTYVQVKVTECTAATLKGEVVS